The Mangifera indica cultivar Alphonso chromosome 8, CATAS_Mindica_2.1, whole genome shotgun sequence genome has a window encoding:
- the LOC123222929 gene encoding acyl-CoA-binding protein-like, translating to MGLKEEFEEYAEKAKTLPENTTNESKLILYGLYKQANIGPVNTSRPGMFNPRDRAKWDAWKAVEGKSKDEAMSDYITKVKQLLEEAGLSA from the exons ATGGGTTTGAAG GAGGAGTTTGAGGAGTATGCTGAGAAAGCTAAGACCCTGCCAGAGAACACAACAAACGAAAGCAAGCTTATTCTTTATGGACTGTACAAGCAAGCCAATATCGGACCAGTGAACACTA GCCGTCCTGGAATGTTCAACCCCAGGGACAGAGCGAAGTGGGATGCCTGGAAGGCTGTTGAAG GGAAATCGAAAGATGAAGCCATGAGTGATTACATTACCAAAGTAAAGCAGTTGCTGGAGGAAGCTGGTCTTTCTGCTTGA
- the LOC123222928 gene encoding uncharacterized protein LOC123222928 isoform X2, translated as MAAHELVEVEEEEQETKKILRSYLGLSFSLFLALFPEKSLLLIPSLESQVRELTARLMTAEEQLRLMKSRRKEDSKANARVVEIFATHRNTWQAEERRLLQQIDTANEEMARFGSKIEEMEREKAESKRRVEELEEMIGFMSRRGGGCEFEEEEDQLGGYGSREFYGGDDGRNGNFGFTSEFLASASKFWAEKASLWQDVQYESLESLYHMKHFVARRESPWKVDGESTGVSSKLKLLEEELLNMEKLGKNDLSKVPTVMRKQAKRYQALAGKIDDLCRRMASDPCESTLSLEFRTQRQTEFLLEAFRLQQRASETAQKLTALQTEMGKSFYDDELGSQPNLTTRRSLDCIRNNLKEVQRNLEIWLARIIGDLEGILARDGASPIRECYITRYPFVQ; from the exons ATGGCTGCGCATGAGCTCGTCGaggtagaagaagaagagcaaGAGACGAAGAAGATTCTTCGTTCATATCTCGGCTTAagtttctctttatttttagcTTTGTTTCCGGAGAAGTCTCTGTTGCTGATACCTAGTTTGGAATCTCAAGTGAGGGAGCTTACAGCGCGGCTGATGACGGCGGAGGAGCAGCTAAGGCTCATGAAGTCGCGGAGGAAGGAGGATTCAAAGGCGAATGCGAGGGTGGTGGAGATCTTTGCTACCCACAGGAACACGTGGCAGGCGGAGGAGAGGCGACTGCTGCAACAGATCGACACCGCGAATGAGGAGATGGCGAGGTTCGGATCAAAGATAGAGGAAATGGAGAGGGAGAAGGCGGAATCGAAGAGGCGAGTTGAGGAGCTTGAGGAAATGATTGGGTTTATGTCTCGAAGAGGAGGAGGCTGTGagtttgaagaagaagaggatcAATTAGGTGGGTATGGGAGTAGGGAGTTTTACGGTGGGGATGATGGTCGGAATGGTAATTTTGGATTCACCTCTGAGTTTTTGGCCTCTGCTTCCAAGTTTTGGGCTGAGAAAGCTAGTCTTTGGCAG GATGTACAGTATGAATCCCTTGAATCACTTTACCATATGAAGCATTTTGTAGCAAG AAGAGAATCCCCTTGGAAGGTAGATGGTGAATCAACAGGAGTTTCCTCTAAACTAAAGCTACTTGAAGAGGAGCTACTGAATATGGAAAAGCTAGGAAAAAATGATCTGTCAAAGGTGCCGACAGTAATGAGAAAGCAGGCTAAGAGATATCAAGCTCTTGCTGGGAAGATAGATGATCTTTGCAGAAGAATG GCTAGTGACCCTTGTGAATCCACACTCAGTCTGGAGTTTCGAACGCAAAGGCAAACAGAATTTTTGCTTGAAGCATTTCGACTGCAGCAGCGTGCATCTGAAACTGCCCAGAAGCTTACTGCATTACAAACTGAGATGGGGAAATCTTTCTATGATGATGAGCTAGGGAGCCAACCCAATTTAACCACGAGACGGTCGTTAGACTGCATTAGAAACAATTTGAAAGAAGTCCAGAGAAATTTGGAGATATGGTTGGCGAGAATTATCGGAGATCTTGAAGGCATTCTGGCCAGAGATGGCGCTTCACCTATAAGGGAATGCTACATTACTAGATATCCTTTTGTTCAATAG
- the LOC123222928 gene encoding uncharacterized protein LOC123222928 isoform X1 encodes MAAHELVEVEEEEQETKKILRSYLGLSFSLFLALFPEKSLLLIPSLESQVRELTARLMTAEEQLRLMKSRRKEDSKANARVVEIFATHRNTWQAEERRLLQQIDTANEEMARFGSKIEEMEREKAESKRRVEELEEMIGFMSRRGGGCEFEEEEDQLGGYGSREFYGGDDGRNGNFGFTSEFLASASKFWAEKASLWQDVQYESLESLYHMKHFVARRESPWKVDGESTGVSSKLKLLEEELLNMEKLGKNDLSKVPTVMRKQAKRYQALAGKIDDLCRRMQASDPCESTLSLEFRTQRQTEFLLEAFRLQQRASETAQKLTALQTEMGKSFYDDELGSQPNLTTRRSLDCIRNNLKEVQRNLEIWLARIIGDLEGILARDGASPIRECYITRYPFVQ; translated from the exons ATGGCTGCGCATGAGCTCGTCGaggtagaagaagaagagcaaGAGACGAAGAAGATTCTTCGTTCATATCTCGGCTTAagtttctctttatttttagcTTTGTTTCCGGAGAAGTCTCTGTTGCTGATACCTAGTTTGGAATCTCAAGTGAGGGAGCTTACAGCGCGGCTGATGACGGCGGAGGAGCAGCTAAGGCTCATGAAGTCGCGGAGGAAGGAGGATTCAAAGGCGAATGCGAGGGTGGTGGAGATCTTTGCTACCCACAGGAACACGTGGCAGGCGGAGGAGAGGCGACTGCTGCAACAGATCGACACCGCGAATGAGGAGATGGCGAGGTTCGGATCAAAGATAGAGGAAATGGAGAGGGAGAAGGCGGAATCGAAGAGGCGAGTTGAGGAGCTTGAGGAAATGATTGGGTTTATGTCTCGAAGAGGAGGAGGCTGTGagtttgaagaagaagaggatcAATTAGGTGGGTATGGGAGTAGGGAGTTTTACGGTGGGGATGATGGTCGGAATGGTAATTTTGGATTCACCTCTGAGTTTTTGGCCTCTGCTTCCAAGTTTTGGGCTGAGAAAGCTAGTCTTTGGCAG GATGTACAGTATGAATCCCTTGAATCACTTTACCATATGAAGCATTTTGTAGCAAG AAGAGAATCCCCTTGGAAGGTAGATGGTGAATCAACAGGAGTTTCCTCTAAACTAAAGCTACTTGAAGAGGAGCTACTGAATATGGAAAAGCTAGGAAAAAATGATCTGTCAAAGGTGCCGACAGTAATGAGAAAGCAGGCTAAGAGATATCAAGCTCTTGCTGGGAAGATAGATGATCTTTGCAGAAGAATG CAGGCTAGTGACCCTTGTGAATCCACACTCAGTCTGGAGTTTCGAACGCAAAGGCAAACAGAATTTTTGCTTGAAGCATTTCGACTGCAGCAGCGTGCATCTGAAACTGCCCAGAAGCTTACTGCATTACAAACTGAGATGGGGAAATCTTTCTATGATGATGAGCTAGGGAGCCAACCCAATTTAACCACGAGACGGTCGTTAGACTGCATTAGAAACAATTTGAAAGAAGTCCAGAGAAATTTGGAGATATGGTTGGCGAGAATTATCGGAGATCTTGAAGGCATTCTGGCCAGAGATGGCGCTTCACCTATAAGGGAATGCTACATTACTAGATATCCTTTTGTTCAATAG